The following proteins are encoded in a genomic region of Hippocampus zosterae strain Florida chromosome 2, ASM2543408v3, whole genome shotgun sequence:
- the LOC127596484 gene encoding TSC22 domain family protein 1-like isoform X2 has translation MHHRDFCGDPPSAGSRKTVLHYRRGSGGGPPASSAGSGVNALEDSPTPAGASSLGPHQQPGSQVPGSQVKKKSGFQITSVTSAQINVSGSNSLADDTESYDDLDESHTEDLSSSEMLDASVSRATDTGVPERSSSDETLNSLHGVDTPGLVSPNELPYPHSSQGTQKHTTMVNGTVHHRYYPQQHSVSHHHHHSDNLGGGESSSSAFPQTSLATSIQPLSKTGANQSQRPPLLDSSKPIAGTAQPSAPIVARAAGETPLQGTVHFQSVSSVIPVSPSGQPAFDNVSGPTATIGGGTGQSVTASSTQTQTTTSSRFRVVKLDTNSEPFRKGRWTCTEYYEKEIPPAAISEASKAAESSAETEPANAGVSPILPAVQPPHTLQPYQLQSQEYTSLHAMQSPPQASAQTLTYVSPQEVVGGAHSKMLGAPGTLPTTAPQVGIKQPPSLMSQQLAYAVDQHQAQATGGCAAPQLGGLQPDFIQPTAPFQTQVQPPLAHVSASISPGSAVTAKPLGSLAQQSTHQGHVAPSAIETSTMGQSPSHPLQLASTATGPPAQEATYMPLTALQADLQPLLTPGTALYPAPVAGGSSLKASQLKDAQKLLFQHQGLLGLPTLGVAGGGVMAADASVTARSLAHIGMSVEASALAAAAAAAAGLRTQHAEGEEDSSSGASVVAIDNKIEQAMLLI, from the coding sequence ATGCACCATCGGGACTTTTGCGGAGACCCACCCAGTGCTGGAAGTCGAAAAACTGTGTTACATTACCGCAGGGGCAGTGGTGGCGGGCCACCTGCTTCCTCCGCTGGTTCTGGAGTTAATGCACTTGAAGACAGTCCGACCCCTGCTGGAGCCTCCTCTCTGGGGCCCCACCAACAGCCCGGATCCCAAGTTCCTGGATCTCAGGTCAAGAAGAAGAGTGGCTTCCAAATAACAAGTGTCACATCTGCTCAGATCAATGTAAGTGGCAGTAACAGTTTGGCTGATGACACTGAGAGCTATGACGACCTGGACGAGTCCCACACCGAGGACCTCTCCTCCTCTGAGATGCTGGATGCGTCAGTGTCCCGAGCCACGGACACTGGCGTACCGGAGAGAAGTTCATCGGATGAGACATTAAACAGTCTTCATGGGGTTGACACGCCTGGCCTTGTGTCACCCAATGAGCTTCCGTATCCACATTCCAGCCAGGGAACCCAGAAGCATACCACAATGGTAAATGGGACAGTACACCATCGTTATTATCCGCAGCAGCACAGCGTatcccatcatcatcatcactctgACAATTTGGGAGGAGGTGAATCGTCATCATCAGCCTTTCCCCAAACATCGTTGGCTACCTCCATCCAGCCACTTTCTAAAACGGGGGCTAACCAATCCCAGAGACCACCATTGTTGGACAGCTCGAAACCCATAGCAGGAACAGCACAACCATCAGCCCCTATTGTTGCTCGGGCAGCTGGTGAAACACCTCTACAGGGCACTGTACATTTTCAGAGTGTCTCTTCCGTCATTCCAGTTTCCCCATCTGGCCAGCCAGCTTTTGATAACGTGAGTGGACCAACAGCTACCATTGGTGGAGGTACAGGCCAGTCAGTAACCGCCTCAAGCACTCAAACACAGACTACTACCAGCTCTCGTTTCAGAGTGGTCAAACTGGACACCAACTCTGAGCCCTTCCGTAAAGGAAGATGGACATGTACCGAATATTACGAGAAGGAGATTCCACCTGCAGCAATCTCCGAGGCATCTAAAGCTGCAGAGTCTTCTGCAGAGACTGAGCCCGCTAATGCGGGAGTAAGTCCAATTCTTCCAGCTGTCCAGCCACCTCACACTCTGCAACCTTATCAGCTGCAGAGCCAGGAGTACACCAGTCTTCATGCAATGCAGAGCCCACCGCAAGCTTCGGCACAAACCCTTACTTATGTGTCACCCCAGGAAGTAGTTGGTGGAGCTCACTCTAAGATGCTAGGGGCTCCTGGTACTCTCCCTACAACTGCACCACAAGTTGGTATAAAGCAGCCCCCCTCCCTCATGTCTCAACAGTTAGCCTATGCTGTGGACCAGCACCAAGCTCAAGCCACGGGAGGTTGTGCTGCACCTCAGCTCGGTGGTCTGCAGCCAGACTTTATCCAACCCACCGCTCCATTCCAAACCCAGGTCCAGCCTCCACTAGCGCACGTGAGTGCATCCATTTCACCAGGGTCAGCAGTCACAGCAAAGCCACTGGGCAGCCTGGCACAGCAGTCAACCCATCAAGGTCATGTGGCTCCATCTGCTATCGAAACCTCCACCATGGGCCAGTCGCCATCTCATCCACTACAACTAGCCTCCACTGCTACAGGTCCACCAGCGCAGGAGGCCACTTACATGCCTTTGACTGCACTTCAAGCTGACCTACAACCCCTTCTCACCCCAGGCACAGCGCTCTACCCAGCACCTGTGGCAGGAGGGAGCTCCCTAAAAGCGTCCCAATTGAAAGATGCGCAAAAGCTTCTGTTTCAGCACCAGGGCCTGCTCGGACTGCCCACGCTGGGTGTCGCCGGTGGTGGAGTGATGGCTGCGGACGCCAGCGTCACTGCCAGAAGCCTGGCCCACATAGGGATGTCTGTGGAGGCCAGCGCCcttgcagctgctgctgctgctgctgctggtttgCGGACTCAGCATGCTGAAGGAGAGGAGGACAG
- the LOC127596487 gene encoding ceramide synthase 5-like isoform X2, with product MTSSFSAWFWSERFWLPKNVSWADLEHPPPGVEYPRMGDILYAFPLSVGIFVLRILFERLVAKPCAHILQIQAGLHRQAQPNAVLERVYLSKTCPDAKQLEGLSKQLDWDVRKIQRWFRIRRNQDKPSMQTKFCESMWRFTFYLGIFIYAIHHLWGSPWMWNTRRCWDNYPFQHQSHQQFSHYVAELAFYWSLMFSQFTDIKRKDFFIMLVHHLATIFLITFSYANNMLRAGTLVMCVHDASDIFLEAAKLANYAKYQRLCDGLFVVFSISFFIARLVIFPFWWQKTTAVTSRAAQTRRFIPAVVNTPIRQVAPPGTSMEKSMTTKDRVWKFSCVDMFNSIVPLQLTRSL from the exons ATGACTTCCTCGTTCTCAGCCTGGTTTTGGAGCGAGAGATTTTGGCTTCCCAAAAATGTTTCGTGGGCGGATCTGGAGCATCCACCACCTGGCGTGGAGTACCCTCGAATGGGAGACATACTATACGCCTTTCCGCTCTCTGTCGGGATTTTTGTGCTGAGGATCTTGTTCGAAAG gcTAGTGGCCAAGCCCTGTGCCCACATACTTCAGATTCAGGCGGGATTGCATCGCCAAGCCCAGCCCAATGCTGTCCTGGAGAGGGTGTATCTGTCCAAAACG TGTCCAGATGCAAAGCAACTGGAGGGACTTTCCAAGCAACTGGATTGGGATGTACGGAAAATACAGAGATGGTTTCGCATCCGTCGCAACCAAGACAAGCCCAGCATGCAGACAAAGTTCTGTGAGAGCAT GTGGCGGTTCACATTTTACttggggatttttatttatgcCATTCATCATTTATGGGGG TCGCCCTGGATGTGGAATACCAGACGATGCTGGGACAACTATCCCTTTCAG CACCAGAGTCATCAACAATTCAGTCACTATGTGGCTGAGCTGGCCTTCTACTGGTCTCTGATGTTTTCCCAGTTCACAGACATAAAACGTAAG GATTTCTTCATCATGCTTGTGCACCATCTGGCCACCATTTTCCTCATCACGTTCTCCTACGCCAACAACATGTTAAGAGCTGGCACTCTGGTCATGTGTGTGCATGATGCATCAGACATTTTCCTTGAG GCAGCCAAGCTTGCTAACTATGCCAAATACCAGCGGCTGTGTGATGGTCTGTTTGTGGTGTTCAGCATCAGCTTCTTCATTGCTCGGCTTGTCATATTTCCTTTCTG GTGGCAAAAGACGACCGCAGTGACATCGAGAGCAGCTCAGACGAGGAGATTCATTCCAGCAGTGGTAAACACCCCAATCAGACAGGTGGCCCCACCAGGAACCTCAATGGAGAAAAGCATGACCACTAAGGACAGAGTGTGGAAATTTAGTTGTGTGGATATGTTCAATTCCATTGTGCCTTTGCAACTCACCAGGTCACTTTGA
- the LOC127596487 gene encoding ceramide synthase 5-like isoform X1 has protein sequence MTSSFSAWFWSERFWLPKNVSWADLEHPPPGVEYPRMGDILYAFPLSVGIFVLRILFERLVAKPCAHILQIQAGLHRQAQPNAVLERVYLSKTCPDAKQLEGLSKQLDWDVRKIQRWFRIRRNQDKPSMQTKFCESMWRFTFYLGIFIYAIHHLWGSPWMWNTRRCWDNYPFQHQSHQQFSHYVAELAFYWSLMFSQFTDIKRKDFFIMLVHHLATIFLITFSYANNMLRAGTLVMCVHDASDIFLEAAKLANYAKYQRLCDGLFVVFSISFFIARLVIFPFWIIHSVLIESWEIVGPYQAWWLLNGLLLVLQTLHIIWFYLIARIAIKAIFKGKVAKDDRSDIESSSDEEIHSSSGKHPNQTGGPTRNLNGEKHDH, from the exons ATGACTTCCTCGTTCTCAGCCTGGTTTTGGAGCGAGAGATTTTGGCTTCCCAAAAATGTTTCGTGGGCGGATCTGGAGCATCCACCACCTGGCGTGGAGTACCCTCGAATGGGAGACATACTATACGCCTTTCCGCTCTCTGTCGGGATTTTTGTGCTGAGGATCTTGTTCGAAAG gcTAGTGGCCAAGCCCTGTGCCCACATACTTCAGATTCAGGCGGGATTGCATCGCCAAGCCCAGCCCAATGCTGTCCTGGAGAGGGTGTATCTGTCCAAAACG TGTCCAGATGCAAAGCAACTGGAGGGACTTTCCAAGCAACTGGATTGGGATGTACGGAAAATACAGAGATGGTTTCGCATCCGTCGCAACCAAGACAAGCCCAGCATGCAGACAAAGTTCTGTGAGAGCAT GTGGCGGTTCACATTTTACttggggatttttatttatgcCATTCATCATTTATGGGGG TCGCCCTGGATGTGGAATACCAGACGATGCTGGGACAACTATCCCTTTCAG CACCAGAGTCATCAACAATTCAGTCACTATGTGGCTGAGCTGGCCTTCTACTGGTCTCTGATGTTTTCCCAGTTCACAGACATAAAACGTAAG GATTTCTTCATCATGCTTGTGCACCATCTGGCCACCATTTTCCTCATCACGTTCTCCTACGCCAACAACATGTTAAGAGCTGGCACTCTGGTCATGTGTGTGCATGATGCATCAGACATTTTCCTTGAG GCAGCCAAGCTTGCTAACTATGCCAAATACCAGCGGCTGTGTGATGGTCTGTTTGTGGTGTTCAGCATCAGCTTCTTCATTGCTCGGCTTGTCATATTTCCTTTCTG GATTATTCACAGCGTTCTGATTGAGAGCTGGGAGATAGTAGGCCCATACCAGGCCTGGTGGCTGTTGAACGGGTTACTTTTGGTGCTGCAGACTCTTCATATTATCTGGTTCTACCTCATTGCGCGCATTGCAATTAAAGCCATATTTAAGGGAAAG GTGGCAAAAGACGACCGCAGTGACATCGAGAGCAGCTCAGACGAGGAGATTCATTCCAGCAGTGGTAAACACCCCAATCAGACAGGTGGCCCCACCAGGAACCTCAATGGAGAAAAGCATGACCACTAA
- the LOC127596487 gene encoding ceramide synthase 5-like isoform X3, translated as MLSWRGCICPKRVQMQSNWRDFPSNWIGMYGKYRDGFASVATKTSPACRQSSVRAYLPLYFADIRWRFTFYLGIFIYAIHHLWGSPWMWNTRRCWDNYPFQHQSHQQFSHYVAELAFYWSLMFSQFTDIKRKDFFIMLVHHLATIFLITFSYANNMLRAGTLVMCVHDASDIFLEAAKLANYAKYQRLCDGLFVVFSISFFIARLVIFPFWIIHSVLIESWEIVGPYQAWWLLNGLLLVLQTLHIIWFYLIARIAIKAIFKGKVAKDDRSDIESSSDEEIHSSSGKHPNQTGGPTRNLNGEKHDH; from the exons ATGCTGTCCTGGAGAGGGTGTATCTGTCCAAAACG TGTCCAGATGCAAAGCAACTGGAGGGACTTTCCAAGCAACTGGATTGGGATGTACGGAAAATACAGAGATGGTTTCGCATCCGTCGCAACCAAGACAAGCCCAGCATGCAGACAAAGTTCTGTGAGAGCAT atcttcctctttattttgctgacatcaGGTGGCGGTTCACATTTTACttggggatttttatttatgcCATTCATCATTTATGGGGG TCGCCCTGGATGTGGAATACCAGACGATGCTGGGACAACTATCCCTTTCAG CACCAGAGTCATCAACAATTCAGTCACTATGTGGCTGAGCTGGCCTTCTACTGGTCTCTGATGTTTTCCCAGTTCACAGACATAAAACGTAAG GATTTCTTCATCATGCTTGTGCACCATCTGGCCACCATTTTCCTCATCACGTTCTCCTACGCCAACAACATGTTAAGAGCTGGCACTCTGGTCATGTGTGTGCATGATGCATCAGACATTTTCCTTGAG GCAGCCAAGCTTGCTAACTATGCCAAATACCAGCGGCTGTGTGATGGTCTGTTTGTGGTGTTCAGCATCAGCTTCTTCATTGCTCGGCTTGTCATATTTCCTTTCTG GATTATTCACAGCGTTCTGATTGAGAGCTGGGAGATAGTAGGCCCATACCAGGCCTGGTGGCTGTTGAACGGGTTACTTTTGGTGCTGCAGACTCTTCATATTATCTGGTTCTACCTCATTGCGCGCATTGCAATTAAAGCCATATTTAAGGGAAAG GTGGCAAAAGACGACCGCAGTGACATCGAGAGCAGCTCAGACGAGGAGATTCATTCCAGCAGTGGTAAACACCCCAATCAGACAGGTGGCCCCACCAGGAACCTCAATGGAGAAAAGCATGACCACTAA